A portion of the Physeter macrocephalus isolate SW-GA chromosome 15, ASM283717v5, whole genome shotgun sequence genome contains these proteins:
- the LY6E gene encoding lymphocyte antigen 6E, which produces MKVFLPVLLAALLGVERAHSLVCFSCVNKNSNWYCLKPTVCSDTDNYCVTISASAGIGNVVDFGYTLNKGCSPICPIPSVNLGVAAVSTHCCQSFLCNLGAADGGLRASATVLGLGLLLSLLLALL; this is translated from the exons ATGAAGGTCTTCCTGCCGGTGCTGCTGGCTGCCCTCCTGGGTGTGGAGCGAG CCCACTCCCTGGTGTGCTTCTCTTGCGTGAATAAGAACAGCAACTGGTACTGCCTGAAGCCCACCGTCTGCTCCGATACGGACAACTACTGTGTGACCATCTCTGCATCCGCTGGCATCG GGAACGTGGTGGACTTTGGCTACACCCTGAACAAGGGCTGCTCCCCGATCTGCCCCATCCCGAGCGTCAATCTCGGTGTGGCGGCCGTGAGCACCCACTGCTGCCAGAGCTTCCTGTGCAACCTCGGCGCGGCCGACGGCGGGCTGCGGGCCAGCGCCACCGTGCTGGGCCTCGGGCTTCTGCTCAGCCTGCTGTTGGCCCTGCTGTGA